In one Magallana gigas chromosome 7, xbMagGiga1.1, whole genome shotgun sequence genomic region, the following are encoded:
- the LOC105325092 gene encoding uncharacterized protein, translating to MTGRKRKQANQPVRNVRTRGEIPRWDENEPENWSVTELIRRLKEASILVPASLKKSQLIQIYRDNVLNSNQSSDRTIPSGEGIDSNAIQNGDVLPVLPATSSDVIESEAGRMSTEAKVDSLTHAVENIQQSLVSLTNAVSSIQAHNGNRNQSLTYGTTTDLNTRVSSDSVPFIETVSTTLRNNIIQDVTIPRSSSGGSSNSNPSSTHTRVNPVLERESRMLCEASISDNTRSTYRTGFTMFCQFLSSIGIEARDYHPPEISEQILIYFVTHCCNMLNLSHSTIKLYLAAVRFHYIKAGVPNPLCSATDTCMRLQTVMRGIQKQKCTKEKRRPITYSVLVQIHNALRRGMFGVFLDTMLQAACSTAFFAYLRCGEFTINNAKQDNILRTEDMVMDTEETAFTLILRRSKTDPFRKGIQIRLFQSGQTVCPVQCMKKYLMFRRSWFNRNVSSALFVDESGNPLSRHLFISKLKQILKSLGFDDEKFQGHSFRIGAATSAAAGQVEDHLIKTLGRWSSDCYTRYIRSDDQTLSRAQQAMCCL from the exons ATGACTGGAAGAAAGCGAAAACAGGCAAACCAACCCGTTAGAAATGTACGTACACGCGGTGAAATTCCACGATGGGATGAAAATGAGCCTGAAAATTGGTCGGTGACTGAGTTAATTCGGAGACTTAAAGAGGCAAGTATCTTGGTGCCAGCTTCTTTGAAAAAGTCGCAATTGATTCAGATATATCGAGACAATGTTTTGAATTCAAACCAATCGAGTGACAGAACAATACCAAGCGGGGAAGGAATTGACTCTAACGCGATTCAAAATGGCGACGTCTTACCCGTACTTCCGGCAACTTCATCTGATGTTATCGAAAGTGAGGCTGGGCGGATGTCCACTGAAGCGAAAGTAGACTCGCTCACCCACGCTGTAGAAAACATACAACAGTCATTGGTATCATTGACGAACGCAGTCAGCAGCATTCAGGCTCACAACGGGAACAGAAACCAGTCATTGACGTACGGAACAACAACCGACCTAAACACACGGGTCTCTTCGGATTCTGTTCCGTTTATAGAGACGGTGTCCACAACTCTGCGCAACAACATTATACAAG ATGTCACGATTCCGCGAAGCAGCTCCGGCGGCAGCAGCAACTCCAACCCCAGTTCCACCCATACAAGAGTTAATCCTGTATTAGAAAGAGAATCTAGGATGTTATGTGAGGCATCCATTAGTGATAATACCAGGAGTACCTATAGAACTGGATTTACTATGTTTTGTCAATTTCTATCGTCCATTGGAATTGAAGCAAGGGATTATCATCCTCCAGAAATTTCTGAGCAGATCTTGATATACTTCGTTACCCACTGCTGCAATATGCTCAATTTGAGTCACAGTACTATCAAATTGTATCTTGCAGCGGTGAGATTCCATTACATCAAGGCTGGAGTGCCAAATCCTTTGTGTTCGGCAACAGATACTTGTATGAGGTTACAAACAGTGATGAGAGGAATTCAGAAGCAAAAGTGCACAAAGGAGAAAAGAAGACCCATAACATATAGTGTGTTAGTTCAAATCCATAATGCATTAAGAAGAGGAATGTTCGGAGTATTTCTTGATACTATGTTGCAAGCGGCTTGTTCCACAGCATTCTTTGCCTATCTTCGATGTGGGGAATTTACCATAAACAACGCAAAACAAGACAATATACTGCGTACGGAAGACATGGTTATGGATACTGAAGAAACAGCTTTTACTCTCATTCTGAGAAGATCCAAAACCGACCCTTTTCGAAAAGGAATACAAATCCGTTTATTTCAATCCGGTCAAACCGTGTGTCCAGTGCAGTGTATGAAAAAGTACTTGATGTTCCGACGAAGCTGGTTCAACCGTAATGTGTCCTCAGCATTATTCGTAGATGAGAGTGGAAATCCTTTATCAAGACATTTATTcatatcaaaactaaaacagaTTCTAAAATCGCTTGGTTTTGATGATGAGAAATTCCAGGGACATTCATTTAGGATTGGAGCAGCTACATCCGCGGCCGC